CCTGAAGTCGCTGAAAATTCTGATCAATTATTAAAAGTCGTTTCAAAAAGAATCAACACTGAAATCTCGGATATAATGCATATCCAGATTTTAAAACGATCTATTGATGCAAGGCAAAAAGTAACAAAAATCAATTTAATTGTTGATGTCTTTATTCATGAAGCATTTAAAGAAAAACGAGAAAATATACCCGATTATAAAGATGTAAGTCATGAGGATGGTGTCATCATTGTTGGGGCCGGACCTGCGGGGCTTTTTGCTGCATTAAAACTTATTGAAAGGGGAATTAAACCCATTATCCTTGAAAGAGGAAAAGAGGTAAAAAGCAGGAGAAAAGATATAGCGAATTTAACAAAACAACATATTGTTAACGAGGACTCAAACTATTGTTTTGGCGAAGGAGGTGCCGGTACTTTCTCTGATGGTAAATTATATACTAGAAGTAAAAAAAGAGGCGATGTAAATGTAATCTTAGATATTTTAGTCCAATTTGGTGCCTCGCCAGAAATTAGAGTAGATGCTCATCCACATATTGGTACAAATAAATTACCAAAAATTATTCAAGCCATTAGGGAGGCTATAATTGAATTTGGGGGCGAAGTATTATTTAATAGTAGAGTAACAGATATTATTATTAAAAATAATGCTGTAAATGGTGTTGTATTACAAAATGGAACGGAAATTGATTCTAATAAAATAATTTTAGCCACGGGACATTCAGCCAGAGATATCTTTGAATTATTATATAGAAAAGGAATTGAGATAGAAGCTAAAGCATTTGCAATGGGTGTTAGGGTTGAACATTCTCAAGAGCTTATTGATCAAATACAATACAAGTGTAAAAATAGAGGAGAATATTTACCGCCGGCATCCTACTCAATTGTGAAGCAAGTAAACGGTAGAGGTGTTTATTCATTTTGCATGTGCCCAGGGGGTATAATTGCGCCTTGTGCAACAGGTCCTGGTGAAGTT
This genomic window from Candidatus Neomarinimicrobiota bacterium contains:
- a CDS encoding FAD-binding protein, translating into MIKNIQLQVLPEVAENSDQLLKVVSKRINTEISDIMHIQILKRSIDARQKVTKINLIVDVFIHEAFKEKRENIPDYKDVSHEDGVIIVGAGPAGLFAALKLIERGIKPIILERGKEVKSRRKDIANLTKQHIVNEDSNYCFGEGGAGTFSDGKLYTRSKKRGDVNVILDILVQFGASPEIRVDAHPHIGTNKLPKIIQAIREAIIEFGGEVLFNSRVTDIIIKNNAVNGVVLQNGTEIDSNKIILATGHSARDIFELLYRKGIEIEAKAFAMGVRVEHSQELIDQIQYKCKNRGEYLPPASYSIVKQVNGRGVYSFCMCPGGIIAPCATGPGEVVTNGWSPSRRDYETSNSGIVVELNVKDFAKYNEHGPLAGMYFQKEIEQRAWRMGGETQNVPAQRLVDFTQNKLSGDIPKTSYFPGTTSTKLSEVFPSFIYQNLQEGFKHFGKQMKGYLTNEAIVHAPESRTSSPVRIPRDKNTLQHPQIKGLFPCGEGAGYAGGIISAAIDGVKCAEQC